One window of Jannaschia sp. CCS1 genomic DNA carries:
- the msrA gene encoding peptide-methionine (S)-S-oxide reductase MsrA, whose protein sequence is MPRNPIHETVKVFTLSMAILAGIALQGGRAHAEDIRTTVVAGGCFWCVESDFERVDGVIEVVSGFAGGSVPYPEYRDVVRGGTGHLEVVQITYDADVLPYAGLLRLFLRSIDPLDAGGQFCDRGESYTTAIFVADERERDIARGAILEAEGSLGQSIVTPVRDAAPFYAADEYHQDYYRSNDLVITRFGPRRKSVAYELYRTACGRDARVLEVWGSEAPFVADHLN, encoded by the coding sequence ATGCCCAGAAACCCGATCCATGAGACCGTCAAGGTCTTCACCCTGTCCATGGCGATCCTTGCGGGCATCGCGCTGCAAGGTGGCCGCGCCCATGCCGAAGACATCCGCACGACCGTTGTTGCAGGCGGTTGCTTCTGGTGCGTCGAAAGCGATTTTGAGCGGGTGGACGGCGTGATCGAGGTCGTGTCGGGTTTCGCCGGCGGCTCCGTACCCTACCCGGAATATCGCGACGTGGTGCGCGGCGGGACCGGGCATCTGGAGGTCGTGCAGATCACCTATGATGCCGATGTGCTGCCTTATGCCGGGCTGTTGCGGCTGTTCCTGCGGTCCATTGATCCGCTGGACGCGGGCGGTCAGTTCTGTGACCGCGGCGAAAGCTACACGACGGCAATTTTCGTGGCTGACGAGCGCGAGCGGGACATCGCGCGCGGGGCCATTCTGGAAGCCGAGGGGAGCCTTGGGCAGAGCATCGTGACGCCAGTCCGGGATGCCGCGCCGTTCTATGCGGCGGATGAGTATCACCAGGATTACTACCGCTCCAACGATCTGGTGATCACGCGGTTTGGTCCCCGCCGGAAATCTGTGGCGTATGAGCTGTATCGCACGGCCTGCGGGCGGGACGCGCGCGTGCTGGAGGTCTGGGGATCAGAAGCGCCGTTCGTCGCCGATCACCTGAATTGA
- a CDS encoding YggT family protein encodes MTSLFQILLLLLSVVKFIVIAHIIMSWLINFGVLNMRQPIVAQIWDGLNRLLEPIYGPIRRFLPNMGGLDLAPLVVILGVYAIEIILRNNVALFL; translated from the coding sequence ATGACCTCTTTGTTTCAGATTCTGCTGCTTTTGCTCAGCGTCGTGAAATTCATCGTGATCGCCCATATCATCATGTCATGGCTGATTAATTTCGGCGTTCTGAACATGCGTCAGCCCATCGTGGCGCAGATCTGGGATGGCCTGAACCGTCTTTTGGAGCCGATATACGGACCCATCCGACGCTTTTTGCCGAATATGGGCGGGCTGGATCTGGCCCCTCTGGTCGTCATCCTTGGCGTCTATGCGATCGAGATCATCTTGCGCAACAATGTGGCGCTCTTCCTGTAA
- a CDS encoding acyl-CoA thioesterase has protein sequence MYPYLRFGALVLRERRLPPMGIYDTHAMQMTCLPVDIDGFLEMNNGRILTLFDLGRFALSIRIGLFEVLKAQKWGLVVAGSTVRYRSRITTFQTFEMRTRFLGWDQRFFYLEQAMWRGDICCNHALLRTGVTAKGRLAPVGDVAKALGVEGDSPPLPAWAQRWAEADGTRPWPPEF, from the coding sequence ATGTATCCCTACCTCAGATTTGGCGCGCTTGTGCTGCGCGAACGTCGCCTGCCTCCGATGGGCATCTATGACACGCACGCCATGCAGATGACCTGCCTGCCGGTCGATATCGACGGGTTTCTGGAGATGAACAATGGCCGCATCCTGACCCTTTTCGATCTGGGCCGCTTCGCCCTGTCGATCCGCATCGGGTTGTTCGAGGTCTTGAAGGCGCAAAAATGGGGCCTTGTGGTGGCGGGCTCGACCGTGCGCTACAGGTCCCGCATCACGACATTCCAAACGTTTGAGATGCGGACGAGGTTCCTCGGCTGGGACCAGCGGTTCTTTTATCTGGAGCAGGCCATGTGGCGCGGGGACATCTGTTGCAACCATGCGCTTTTGCGGACCGGTGTGACCGCCAAGGGGCGATTGGCCCCGGTGGGCGATGTGGCAAAGGCGCTTGGTGTCGAAGGGGACAGCCCGCCGCTGCCCGCATGGGCGCAACGCTGGGCTGAGGCCGACGGGACACGGCCCTGGCCACCGGAATTCTAG
- a CDS encoding MFS transporter, with product MDTVLPSTATGTRKRIWGWWAFDWASQPYNTLLLTFIFGPYVNELLGDGTQAQTAWGYGVGTAGFLIAISAPFLGAMADLSGRRIPFIWLFSVMYFVGSYGLWWAAPGDFNLMLTLILFAIGLIGMEFATIFTNAMLPTLGGRNEIGRISGSGFAWGYVGGLIALVLMLFFFAENAETGKTLLGLDPILGLDAETREGTRAVGPLTAIWFGIGMIPFFLWVRDTPLPGAVPMGQALRGAMPALMKTLRRLPSEKPLMAYLLSSMFYRDALNGMYVFGGIYASGVLGWSVVDVGIFGILAILTGAFFSWLGGRADGRFGPKPVIVLNVILLSFVALAVVFVSRDSVLGIPVAEGSSLPDIAFYILGAFIGACGGALQSSSRTMLVRQAYPDRMTEAFGLYALAGKATSFIAPLSIGVVTQISGSQQVGVVPLVVLFTIGLILLFWVDPQGRKTND from the coding sequence ATGGACACCGTGCTTCCTTCCACAGCCACAGGCACCCGAAAACGCATCTGGGGCTGGTGGGCCTTTGACTGGGCGAGCCAGCCCTACAACACCCTTCTTCTGACCTTCATCTTCGGACCTTATGTGAACGAGCTTCTGGGCGACGGCACGCAGGCACAAACCGCCTGGGGCTACGGCGTCGGCACGGCGGGCTTCCTGATCGCGATATCGGCCCCGTTTCTGGGCGCGATGGCAGATCTGTCGGGGCGGCGGATACCGTTCATCTGGCTGTTCTCGGTCATGTATTTCGTCGGATCTTATGGCTTGTGGTGGGCCGCGCCGGGGGATTTCAACCTGATGCTCACCTTGATCCTGTTCGCCATCGGGCTGATCGGGATGGAGTTCGCGACGATCTTCACCAACGCCATGCTGCCGACACTTGGGGGGCGGAACGAGATCGGGCGGATCTCAGGCTCCGGGTTTGCCTGGGGCTATGTTGGCGGGCTGATCGCGCTGGTCCTGATGCTGTTTTTCTTCGCCGAGAATGCGGAAACCGGGAAAACCCTTCTGGGGCTCGATCCAATCCTTGGCCTTGACGCAGAAACGCGGGAGGGAACGCGCGCCGTCGGGCCGCTGACCGCGATCTGGTTTGGCATTGGCATGATCCCGTTCTTCTTGTGGGTGCGCGACACGCCATTGCCCGGTGCGGTGCCCATGGGTCAGGCCCTGCGCGGTGCCATGCCCGCCTTGATGAAAACCCTGCGCCGACTGCCGTCGGAGAAGCCGTTGATGGCCTATCTGCTGTCGTCGATGTTTTACCGTGACGCGCTCAACGGCATGTACGTCTTTGGCGGTATCTATGCCTCGGGCGTTCTGGGGTGGAGCGTTGTGGATGTGGGCATTTTCGGCATCCTCGCGATCCTGACCGGTGCGTTTTTCTCCTGGCTTGGGGGGCGCGCTGACGGGCGCTTCGGGCCGAAACCCGTGATCGTGTTGAATGTCATTCTGCTGAGCTTCGTGGCGCTGGCCGTCGTGTTTGTCAGCCGTGACAGCGTGTTGGGCATCCCGGTCGCCGAGGGCTCGTCCTTGCCCGACATTGCCTTCTATATCCTTGGCGCGTTCATCGGCGCGTGCGGGGGTGCGCTTCAATCGTCATCGCGCACGATGCTGGTGCGCCAGGCCTATCCTGACCGCATGACGGAGGCGTTCGGCCTCTATGCGCTGGCGGGCAAGGCCACATCCTTCATTGCACCGCTGTCCATCGGTGTGGTCACACAGATTTCAGGCAGCCAACAGGTGGGGGTTGTCCCGCTGGTTGTTTTGTTCACTATTGGCTTGATTTTGCTGTTTTGGGTCGACCCGCAGGGTCGCAAGACGAATGACTGA
- the mepA gene encoding penicillin-insensitive murein endopeptidase, with protein sequence MKRLFPFTLMVLAACNTGGPTVQLDATLSGSEARQYFGAETRGSGGASEAIGFYSNGCLAGGVELPETGPTWQAMRLSRDRNWGHTELIDYIETLTANVARNTSWNGLYVGDMAQPRGGPMLTGHASHQSGIDVDMWMLPARDLTLTEEERENLSSISVRANRGATVNENWTADHAEVLRLAASDPRVARIFVTTGVKVWLCQNVEGDRSWLSHIRPANGHHYHFHVRLNCPSGDRNCQNQPLPQGDGCQEAYDRAARIINPPPPGPPNNDPPVASPPRGMRVALGDMPNQCVGVLSGLQ encoded by the coding sequence ATGAAACGCCTCTTTCCCTTTACATTGATGGTCCTCGCGGCCTGTAACACCGGCGGGCCGACCGTCCAGCTAGATGCCACCTTGTCGGGCAGTGAAGCGCGGCAATATTTCGGCGCGGAAACGCGGGGGTCCGGCGGGGCGAGTGAGGCGATTGGCTTCTATTCAAACGGGTGCCTTGCTGGCGGTGTCGAATTGCCGGAAACCGGCCCGACCTGGCAAGCCATGCGGCTGAGCCGGGACCGGAACTGGGGCCATACCGAACTGATCGACTATATCGAAACGCTGACGGCCAATGTCGCGCGCAACACGTCGTGGAACGGGCTCTATGTCGGCGATATGGCGCAGCCGCGCGGTGGGCCGATGCTGACGGGCCACGCAAGTCATCAAAGCGGCATTGATGTTGATATGTGGATGTTGCCAGCCCGCGATCTGACCCTGACGGAGGAGGAGCGGGAGAACCTGTCCTCCATTTCCGTGCGCGCGAACCGAGGCGCTACGGTCAACGAAAACTGGACTGCGGATCATGCGGAGGTGCTGCGATTGGCGGCTAGTGATCCCCGGGTGGCGCGGATATTTGTCACCACTGGCGTGAAGGTCTGGCTGTGTCAGAATGTGGAGGGCGACCGCAGTTGGCTGTCGCACATCCGGCCCGCTAACGGGCACCACTACCATTTCCACGTGCGGCTCAATTGCCCTTCAGGCGACCGCAATTGTCAGAACCAACCATTGCCCCAGGGCGATGGATGTCAGGAAGCCTATGACCGCGCCGCCCGGATTATCAACCCGCCGCCCCCCGGCCCGCCCAACAATGATCCGCCCGTCGCCTCGCCACCGCGCGGAATGCGGGTCGCTTTGGGCGATATGCCCAACCAATGCGTCGGTGTGTTGAGCGGGTTGCAATAG
- a CDS encoding outer membrane protein: MKHISLAALALLMAAPASAGGVVDPAPLDPVIISQPDHDWTGFYAGAQLDLVANAETTLEPFGQLMSFNGELAGLFAGYRYDFGDIVLGGEIDYMRGTYDVDEIAPNILLLSPEVDVELLRAGIEVGYDLGDFLPYATAGYAHLTLDYGGFGEDSGDGWFAGIGADYRVSENVTVGAELLHHQFEFNDFGLQHELTTVGINVAFTF; this comes from the coding sequence ATGAAACATATCTCCCTGGCCGCTTTGGCCCTTCTTATGGCGGCCCCAGCCTCCGCAGGCGGGGTGGTTGACCCCGCCCCCCTTGATCCTGTCATCATCTCGCAACCCGATCACGACTGGACTGGCTTTTACGCCGGTGCGCAGCTTGATCTGGTCGCCAACGCCGAAACGACATTGGAGCCGTTTGGCCAGCTGATGAGCTTTAATGGCGAACTTGCGGGGCTTTTTGCCGGCTATCGCTACGACTTTGGCGACATCGTCCTTGGCGGTGAGATCGACTACATGCGCGGCACCTATGATGTGGATGAGATCGCCCCAAACATCCTGCTCCTGTCGCCGGAAGTTGACGTTGAATTGCTGCGTGCGGGGATCGAGGTCGGGTATGATCTTGGCGATTTTCTGCCCTATGCGACTGCCGGATATGCGCACCTGACGCTGGACTATGGCGGCTTTGGTGAGGATAGCGGCGACGGCTGGTTTGCGGGCATCGGTGCCGACTACCGTGTCAGTGAAAATGTCACTGTCGGGGCCGAGCTTCTGCATCATCAATTCGAGTTCAACGACTTCGGATTGCAGCACGAGCTGACCACCGTTGGCATCAACGTCGCCTTCACGTTCTGA
- a CDS encoding outer membrane protein, which translates to MAFASPVAAQSSLPSSEGGWAGGHLGIQLGMPISSSLTFDSAPGIESELDGMSGGVQIGFRRQTNAFVYGGEAAFLVSEPVIEQMGAPDVDVRVTTTRLGAQAGYDLGRFLPYGTLGVARMTFQDTVGFGDTSSFGTFAGLGVEYQLGESTSVGLQAVRENFENFNEGADINVTQTNVSVQFNIRY; encoded by the coding sequence ATGGCATTCGCTTCCCCTGTGGCAGCGCAAAGTAGCCTTCCGAGTTCGGAGGGCGGTTGGGCCGGAGGCCATCTTGGCATTCAGCTTGGTATGCCAATCAGCAGTTCCCTCACCTTTGACAGCGCACCTGGCATTGAGTCGGAGTTGGATGGCATGTCTGGTGGCGTTCAGATCGGATTTCGACGCCAGACGAACGCCTTCGTTTATGGCGGCGAGGCTGCGTTTCTGGTGTCAGAGCCGGTGATTGAACAAATGGGCGCGCCCGATGTGGATGTCCGGGTGACGACCACGCGTCTCGGCGCTCAGGCGGGGTATGATCTGGGCCGCTTCCTGCCCTATGGCACCCTTGGCGTCGCGCGGATGACGTTCCAAGACACTGTCGGGTTCGGCGATACGTCGTCTTTCGGGACGTTTGCGGGGCTTGGCGTCGAATATCAGTTGGGGGAATCGACATCTGTCGGACTGCAGGCCGTCCGCGAGAATTTCGAGAACTTCAATGAGGGCGCGGATATCAACGTGACCCAGACGAACGTGAGCGTTCAGTTCAACATTCGCTACTGA
- a CDS encoding TIGR00730 family Rossman fold protein — protein sequence MKDDRKPFRDAHQDIEYAKTLPDTPQAQSPAYRLAFADPDFLCRDELRPVRLQLELLKPELGLDEHGIKSTIVLFGGARIPRPEDRDGARSDALRDMSKYYEEARAFAHAITERSVASNCTENVVVTGGGPGVMEAGNRGAQDAGGCSIGLNIVLPHEQEPNHYITPELCFNFHYFAIRKMHFLMRAKAIAVFPGGFGTMDETFEALTLIQTGRMEQVPVLLFGEAFWREIINWDALVRAGTISAEDLNLFRFVETAQDALDVIDGWTLSGKRGEIPGR from the coding sequence ATGAAAGACGACCGTAAACCGTTCCGCGATGCCCATCAGGACATCGAATACGCCAAGACCTTGCCCGACACCCCGCAGGCGCAATCACCTGCCTACCGGCTCGCCTTCGCCGATCCGGATTTCCTGTGTCGCGACGAGTTGCGGCCGGTGCGGTTGCAGCTTGAACTGCTCAAGCCCGAACTGGGACTGGATGAACACGGGATCAAATCAACCATTGTTCTGTTCGGGGGCGCGCGCATTCCGCGGCCTGAGGATCGCGACGGCGCACGCAGCGATGCCTTGCGAGACATGTCGAAATACTATGAGGAGGCGCGAGCATTCGCCCATGCGATCACGGAGCGGTCCGTCGCCAGCAATTGCACTGAAAATGTTGTCGTCACCGGTGGCGGCCCGGGGGTAATGGAAGCGGGCAATCGCGGCGCACAGGATGCGGGCGGCTGTTCCATCGGGCTCAACATCGTGCTCCCGCACGAGCAGGAGCCGAACCACTACATCACGCCCGAATTGTGCTTCAATTTCCACTACTTCGCGATCCGCAAGATGCACTTCCTGATGCGCGCCAAGGCCATCGCCGTCTTTCCCGGTGGCTTTGGCACCATGGACGAGACATTCGAGGCGCTGACCCTGATCCAGACCGGGCGGATGGAGCAGGTCCCCGTCCTGCTGTTCGGAGAGGCTTTCTGGCGCGAGATCATCAACTGGGATGCGCTGGTGCGTGCGGGAACGATTTCGGCCGAGGACCTGAACCTGTTTCGGTTCGTGGAAACGGCTCAGGACGCGCTGGATGTGATCGACGGCTGGACCCTTTCGGGCAAACGCGGCGAGATCCCGGGGCGATAG
- the dapD gene encoding 2,3,4,5-tetrahydropyridine-2,6-dicarboxylate N-succinyltransferase, translated as MSNAQLETAIEAAWEARDTITPATMGETREAIEDTLAALDGGTLRVAEKQDSGDWHVNQWAKKAVLLGFRLKDMEMQGGSAQGGSWWDKVDSKWATWGDNEWGAAGFRAVPNCVVRKSAYIAPGVVLMPSFVNLGAYVDSGTMVDTWATVGSCAQIGKNVHLSGGVGIGGVLEPMQAGPTIIEDNCFIGARSEVVEGCIVREGSVLGMGVFIGQSTKIVDRETGDVMYGEVPSGSVVVAGSLPSKNGVNLYCAVIVKRVDERTRSKTSINELLRD; from the coding sequence ATGTCGAACGCTCAGCTAGAGACCGCTATCGAGGCCGCATGGGAGGCCCGTGATACGATCACCCCCGCCACCATGGGCGAGACCCGTGAAGCGATTGAAGATACGCTGGCCGCTTTGGACGGCGGCACGCTGCGTGTGGCCGAGAAGCAGGACAGCGGCGACTGGCATGTGAACCAATGGGCCAAGAAGGCGGTGCTTCTGGGCTTCCGCCTGAAAGATATGGAGATGCAGGGCGGCTCCGCGCAGGGCGGCAGCTGGTGGGACAAGGTCGACAGCAAATGGGCCACCTGGGGCGATAATGAGTGGGGCGCCGCAGGCTTCCGTGCCGTGCCCAACTGCGTCGTGCGCAAGTCCGCCTATATCGCGCCCGGCGTGGTGCTGATGCCGTCGTTTGTGAACCTCGGCGCCTATGTCGATAGCGGCACGATGGTCGACACCTGGGCCACCGTCGGCTCCTGCGCGCAGATCGGCAAGAACGTGCATCTCTCGGGTGGCGTCGGCATCGGCGGCGTGTTGGAGCCGATGCAGGCCGGCCCCACGATTATTGAGGACAATTGCTTCATCGGCGCGCGCTCGGAAGTCGTGGAAGGCTGCATCGTGCGCGAAGGCTCCGTCCTTGGCATGGGCGTCTTTATCGGCCAGTCGACCAAGATCGTGGACCGCGAGACCGGCGATGTGATGTATGGCGAAGTGCCGTCAGGGTCCGTTGTCGTGGCGGGCTCCCTCCCGTCCAAGAACGGCGTGAACCTTTACTGCGCGGTCATCGTGAAGCGCGTGGATGAGAGGACGCGCTCCAAAACCTCCATCAACGAGCTGTTGCGCGACTGA
- a CDS encoding GlsB/YeaQ/YmgE family stress response membrane protein, giving the protein MQGLGFFAAIIVGGLAGWIASRFMGANTGIILNIILGIVGAVVANFLFGLIGLAPSGGWIMQGFVGFVGACILIAGLRMVRGR; this is encoded by the coding sequence ATGCAGGGTCTTGGATTTTTTGCGGCCATCATCGTCGGCGGCCTCGCCGGTTGGATCGCGAGCCGTTTCATGGGGGCGAATACGGGGATCATCCTCAATATCATCCTCGGCATTGTCGGGGCGGTGGTGGCGAACTTCCTCTTCGGGTTGATCGGGCTGGCCCCCTCGGGTGGCTGGATCATGCAAGGGTTCGTGGGCTTTGTCGGGGCCTGCATCCTGATCGCGGGCCTGCGCATGGTGCGGGGACGCTAG